In Glycine soja cultivar W05 chromosome 10, ASM419377v2, whole genome shotgun sequence, the genomic stretch atttatttatttaggtgTGATTATATGATTTATGGTgtgataaaacaaaaataaaaaatattggtaaAAACCGGATGTGTTTAAAACAATCAGTACTTTGTTTGTAAGAttcatttagtttaaatattttataaacattCATTTAGTTTGAAAACCGGatgtgttttatatatatagcgTATAGCAAAAGGATAAAGTCTCATATAacttaattttacatattttaaatataaatataataaataattaaaattcccaATAAATAACAACCTtatgtttattttcatattttaactttaaaaaagaaattaacattATATAGTCTTTCATCCGTACCCAACCCACGTGTCTCGTTGCATGTTGAGCTTCAGTATTACATGCTGCCACCTTACCATGCACGTGGAACTACAGTCAAACCCCGCTGCTACACCGCCATTTGTAGTATCCTACCGCACCTACAGAAGGGTAGAATGGTCATTACAGATTGTAACATACACGAAAGAAAACAGTGTTAAAagcgaggaagaagaagagtgaAACTGTGGAAGCAGTTGCAGACCGAGCTAGCTAGCTAGCAAGCAAGCACAGAGATGGAGGCAAAGCGAGGCCATGCCCTCATGTGCTTGGCACGTGTTTCACTCTTCCTCTGCGCTCTAACCCTATCCGCTGCTCACGGAAGCACCACGGTTCAAGACATCGCGAGAAAGTTGAAACTCGGGGACAACGAGCTTCTGCGCACGGAGAAGAAGTTCAAGGTTTTCATGGAGAATTACGGGAGGAGCTACTCCACAGAGGAGGAGTATTTGCGCCGTTTGGGGATTTTCGCCCAGAACATGGTCAGAGCGGCGGAGCATCAGGCGCTGGACCCCACCGCCGTCCACGGCGTCACGCAGTTCTCCGATCTCACCGAGGACGAGTTTGAGAAGCTCTACACTGGCGTCAATGGCGGCTTCCCGTCATCGAATAATGCCGCCGGCGGTATTGCGCCGCCGTTGGAGGTGGACGGGCTGCCGGAGAATTTTGATTGGAGAGAGAAAGGAGCTGTCACCGAAGTTAAGTTACAGGTGTGTACGAGTTAAGACTTTAGTCTTATTTCTATGAAAATTCATGTTGTTATGATTTTTAAGGTATTACTATTATGGTTGGTCCAAGAATAAGGCCGTCCAAATTATTTGCATTAGGCTcccaaaagaaatttatttaatttttggtttgaTTATTGAGGTGTATTTTTTCATTGAAGAAGTTGAAATCCTGTCAGAAGAAAAttcacttttgtttttctaaggTCTCTAATTTTTTGTAAGATACCTTAAGTTACCCAAAAATATGTTGAGTCAGGTATGAACTTAGTTATCGCAAAAGATCGTGAACTTATTATACATAGGTAGTTATCTTAACAGATCCTTAATGTCATACATGTCTACTTGTGATAAGAGTTGCATAAGTAATTTCGTTCTTAAGTTTTAATCCCACTTTAtaatttcttgtttattttagtgtttttatttaatcaagttcagatgtttatatattttgtatttttcttttatcaaaattgaaatttctgACTTAACACCAACTTTTATcatgtgtgtgaatcttttgAGTTTTGACTAAAATACAAGTAAAAGCACTTAAAAAATTACACCTTAAATTTTGTCCTTTTGATCAATCGGTCTCTAAAGCATTTATACTTATTGGCGTCAGTTAAGGCaatatcaatttttctttttctaaaagaaaaaaaaaaatgttctcgGTAATACTTGTCTCGTTCCtgataaataaatagaagaGTGCGAGATAGGTAGAAGGAACAGAGTGAAAAGAATCCAAAAGGAaggtatatgaaaaaaattagaagagtcataaaaagaaatgaaaaaaacaaagcTTAACTATTTTCCTTAGCTAATTAATGACAAgaagattaaatatatttatctgtCTTatgaatatttcatatttaaaaaaaggatTCGGATGTTTTGTGCATAATAATTTGGATACAGGGTAGATGTGGATCATGCTGGGCTTTCAGCACCACAGGATCTATAGAAGGAGCCAATTTTCTTGCCACCGGAAAGCTCGTCAGTCTTAGTGAACAACAGCTCCTTGACTGTGACAACAAGGTATGTTTCTGTTAAATgcatagaaaatatatatatatatatatatatatatatatatatatatataaatttcacaAACTCTATGCATCCCGATTCATTTCTGAACaaagatttttctttacaaaaatcaattttgctatttctattctttttaataattttgtccctgatttcttcttgttctatttctttttcaaagTGTGACATAACAGAAAAGACTTCATGTGACAATGGGTGTAATGGAGGTCTTATGACAAATGCCTACAATTATTTGCTCGAGTCTGGTGGGTTGGAGGAGGAGTCTTCATATCCCTACACTGGGGAGAGAGGTGAATGCAAGTTTGATCCAGAGAAAATAGCAGTTAAGATCACAAATTTCACCAATATCCCTGCTGATGAGAACCAAATTGCCgcatatttagtaaaaaatggTCCACTTGCTAGTAAGTCCCCCCTTTCCCTAATTAATAATGAATGTctcaatgtatttttttagtttaaatcaACATTATTCATGAACTTTAATGTGCAGTGGGCGTGAATGCAATTTTCATGCAAACATACATTGGTGGTGTCTCATGCCCTCTCATATGTAGCAAGAAAAGGCTGAACCATGGTGTGTTACTTGTGGGATATGGTGCAA encodes the following:
- the LOC114369184 gene encoding probable cysteine protease RD19D; protein product: MEAKRGHALMCLARVSLFLCALTLSAAHGSTTVQDIARKLKLGDNELLRTEKKFKVFMENYGRSYSTEEEYLRRLGIFAQNMVRAAEHQALDPTAVHGVTQFSDLTEDEFEKLYTGVNGGFPSSNNAAGGIAPPLEVDGLPENFDWREKGAVTEVKLQGRCGSCWAFSTTGSIEGANFLATGKLVSLSEQQLLDCDNKCDITEKTSCDNGCNGGLMTNAYNYLLESGGLEEESSYPYTGERGECKFDPEKIAVKITNFTNIPADENQIAAYLVKNGPLAMGVNAIFMQTYIGGVSCPLICSKKRLNHGVLLVGYGAKGFSILRLGNKPYWIIKNSWGEKWGEDGYYKLCRGHGMCGINTMVSAAMVPQPQTTPTKNYASY